One Citrus sinensis cultivar Valencia sweet orange chromosome 5, DVS_A1.0, whole genome shotgun sequence genomic window, AAAGAATCACCGGGATCAAACTCAAGGCTCTTGGCTACAATTGTTGCCGGTTCGGTTCTGGCAGGGGAGCTCTCTCTGATGGCTGCCATTGCAGCTGGTCAGCTCGTCAAGAGTCACATGAAATACAACAGGTCCAGCAAAGACATATGCAAAGCCGCATCATAGATGATGAGGTGCACCCACCTGGTAAAATGAactggaaaataaaatttaagatgagGATAGGCATTAAGTAGGCAAGTAAGCAagcaaaaagggaaaatgaaaGCTGTTGGCGCCAATgtgaaatttcttttctacCATGGCCTATAGCTGTAATGTCAAGTGAGGGTGGGAATCACAACGTGGCTAGCTGTATCGGTCACCTGAAAGCAGAAAGGGCTCTGAATCAGAATAATTTTGGCCCCGCAGGCCTTTGTTGCAGAGTCCTGTCCTACATGTGAAATTTTTATCTGTCCTTTCTGTTTATTGTTCTTGTTTATGTTTCTTTGAGAGGCGTTTATTGGTCTTGTTAGTAGCTGCTCTCATGTGTTTGTAGGTGGGGACCAGACTCTCTGACCGGTTCCATGTTcaaccttttgttttttttttggggggggggggggggggggggggggggttttcCCTTTGGCTCATCTGTATACAAGATTGTGTCCTCCTTAAGATTTGATTTCGATTTGGATTATACCAAGGCATGTAAGTAATTATCTTTTATCTCTATCAAAATCACAAACTGGTCTGTTGATGTTCTGGTACTGTAGTTTGTGAGAGcaatattaaacattttaacTTCCTTCTTGTTCTCATGCTTGAATGGATATTGGATACTGAACAAAGAATGTGTTAAGTTTATCGCTgccttctctttctttctctacAATGTCTAAGGCCATATTGAAACCCCTATGCGAAACAAACACAGTTAAATAATGAAGCTGAGCACATCAAATGATTGCTATTGGCAACTATTTAACGTAAGTCTCATCGTCTCTTTTCTCAACTTCTCTTTTTTGCTGTGCATCTTCatcaaatctttttatttatttattattattattattattattttccctaaacgctatgtttaataaaaacttGCGAATATCCCTTCACACTGTTCACTCTCCCACGAACAAGATTTCTCTGAGTTCTTGCGTCTATCATATTAGTCAACTGACTGATTGTAGCTCAAagcatttgtattttttttgttttttgttttaatatgaGCCTTTTTAACTCTTTAAGAAACTCGTGTCTCTCAATTGCAGCCTAGAAAATCCTCGTAGAGGTAACGTGTTCGATGTTGGTTTCCGAATAGTGGGGTTTTGCTACGGATCTTTTGCCTTTGGTAATGAAAATCACAAGACTTATACTATTGGCCATCTGAATCCTCGGGGATGTTTGATTGGTCATCCTCTCCTCTTAAATGGTGCGAATCAGAGAAGCCACACCTTTGTATGCTTGTAGTTCTTATGATTAACTAATTGCACCGAGTTAAAATGCGTTATAAAGATGTGTCTTCTTCGAAAAAAGTTATTAGATTCTGAAATCATTTCCGCACTCAATCAgattagaaatttatttgtctgttattattattaatatctatCATAATTATCAAGGCGGGATTTTAAGAGGTAAATTAGTAGGAGGCCGCTAACAAAAGTCGCACCCCACCCCGAACCTAAGCTAATAAGTGTGTTTTGAGACTATCACTGGGCTGGGCTGGGCTCGTAGCCCACCCACTAGCGCCCTTAAAATCTTACATTCGTGTATTGTGTCACTAGTATCGCGCCACGCATCATTCCGAACAAAATCCGATTTCAATTGGGGTTGGGGGCAAAAGCCGAAAGCCTGTTTCCTGAATTCTTCCATGTTCTGAGACTGAAACGGCAAAGCCGCGAGTGAATCAAATTGTGATTTGGTAACGAAACCCTAAAGcgttattgaaattttttgaaaaaaaaaaaaaaaggaggaaaaaCTTACAACTTCCCATAAAGGCTACAAAATTGAATCGCAACGAATCTAATGGCGAGCAGCTGGAGAAGAACAATCGGGAATTTGAGGTCATTTGTTGGGAATTCGATGGGAGGTGTGAGAGGCGGAGCCAATTTGGCTTCGTGGGTGGTCGCCGGAACCCTGGCCTATTACCTCTGGGTCAAGCCCTCTCAGGACCTCAAGCGAGAACAAGAGGTTCAATCTTTTATTCACTTactatttgattgttatcaattttaagtttttcatgCGACGAGAATCTCTGAATCGCAGGAAAGAGCAGCCCTTGCAGCTCTTGATCCAAATCGGTACGTGGAAAAACGAAAACCGATTCCTGATCCACAGGTAATGTTTATTTCGTATAATTTTTGCTTTCTTCGTCGTTcgcttgtattttttattgattagtGATTTTCGAACTTGTTTGCAGGAAACGGGTTTGATATACGGCAACAAGAATAGAAGTAGGAAATCAGAGGAGTGATTTGCTTGCTACACATCTTTAACTTGTAAGTTAGACTGTGTTGGGTTATGGTGAATTCACCTTTGGATTTGCCATAAGTATTG contains:
- the LOC102610261 gene encoding uncharacterized protein LOC102610261, whose product is MASSWRRTIGNLRSFVGNSMGGVRGGANLASWVVAGTLAYYLWVKPSQDLKREQEERAALAALDPNRYVEKRKPIPDPQETGLIYGNKNRSRKSEE